In the Harmonia axyridis chromosome 3, icHarAxyr1.1, whole genome shotgun sequence genome, one interval contains:
- the LOC123677067 gene encoding venom acid phosphatase Acph-1-like, with product MFPVVLFLFVFLVAVSSLPTETYRHDSLDSLKLVHVFVRHGARYPQRSEIYPHDPHKFLHEDLGQLNKLGKVNSHKVGKFLRKRYGSFLGDAYQYGVVRATSTSLPRTKMTALLVLAGLFPPTASERWSDEIPNWQPVPYNYLDGRDDTWLQRPTMYCPRYKKEVEKAQNSPEVEKLLKQHANTLDYIKNKTGKNIGDLETVFRLYQLFSSEDSLNLELPGWATQVFPYFVLNLTLQRYILENSNNLLKRLSGGRMLSKVTKHWNEKINDEIYPTNTKLLLFSIHEHNLVNLMFALGIFNYEFPNYSSAIILELHQFRANEEYSVRILHLVDVNKPPEVRKLKDCHEMCPMNIFLRSIDNLLPRNYTQECESERSLDRPEWRPPPHGKQRG from the exons ATGTTTCCTGTGGTTCTGTTTTTGTTCGTGTTTCTTGTTGCTGTTTCTTCGTTGCCGACAGAAACTTATAGACATGATTCGTTGGATTCGTTGAAGTTGGTACATGTG TTCGTGAGGCACGGAGCGAGGTATCCTCAACGTTCAGAAATATATCCACATGATCCACATAAGTTTCTGCATGAGGACCTGGGACAATTAAACAAA CTCGGAAAAGTGAATTCCCACAAAGTCGGCAAATTCCTGAGAAAACGTTATGGTTCCTTTTTGGGGGATGCGTATCAATATGGAGTCGTCCGAGCCACTAGCACTTCCTTACCAAGAACTAAAATGACGGCTCTTTTAGTTCTCGCTGGTCTCTTTCCACCTACAGCATCAGAACGTTGGAGTGATGAAATTCCAAACTGGCAACCAGTACCTTACAATTATCTAGATGGACGCGATGACACG TGGTTGCAACGTCCAACGATGTACTGCCCGAGGTACAAAAAAGAGGTGGAAAAAGCACAGAATTCCCCTGAAGTCGAGAAACTACTAAAACAACATGCTAACACCTTGGACTACATTAAGAATAAGACTGGAAAGAATATCGGAGATCTAGAAACAGTTTTTAGGCTTTATCAACTCTTCAGTTCTGAAGACTCACTGAATTTGGAACTGCCAGGCTGGGCCACCCAAGTTTTTCCCTATTTCGTTCTTAATTTGACTTTGCAAAGATATATATTAGAGAACTCCAATAACTTACTCAAGAGATTGAGTGGTG gacgAATGCTGAGCAAAGTAACAAAACactggaatgaaaaaattaatgatgagATATATCCCACTAATACAAAATTGTTACTCTTTTCAATCCACGAACATAACCTAGTAAATCTCATGTTTGCTTTAGGAATATTCAATTACGAATTTCCGAACTATTCTTCAGCCATTATTTTGGAACTTCATCAATTCAGGGCAAATGAGGAGTATTCAGTTCGA attCTTCATCTTGTAGATGTCAACAAACCACCTGAAGTAAGGAAATTGAAAGACTGTCACGAAATGTGtcctatgaatatatttttgcGTTCGATTGATAATCTATTGCCAAGAAATTATACTCAGGAATGCGAATCTGAGCGTAGTTTAGATCGTCCAGA